TGCAACATCAGAGGTCTTCTCTGCTACCTCTTTTACGAGCTGTGCTCCCATATTTTCAAAGGAATCCTCAAGCTCAATATCCTTTGCAACTGTAACTCCATCTTTTGTTATTGTAGGGGAACCGAATTTTTTATCCAGAATTACATTTCTCCCCTTAGGACCTAATGTAACTTTAACTGCCGAAGCTAATTTCTCAACCCCTGCTAAAATTTTTCTTCTTGCTTCCTGATCAAATAAAAGTTGTTTTACTGACATTTCATTACCTCCTATTATGCTACTATTGCAAGTATATCGTCTTCTCTTATGATAAGGTATTCTTCTCCTTCAACTGTTACTTCAGTCCCGGAATACTTACCGTACAAAACCTTGTCCTTAACTTTTACTTCGAGTACCTTTACTTCTCCTGTCTCCAGAGTCTTTCCTTGACCTACAGCAATAACCTCACCCTGCTGAGGCTTCTCTTTTGCTGTATCTGGAATCAGAATACCACCCTTGGTCTTCTCTTCTGCCTGCATAGGTTTTATCAAAATTCTGTCCCCTAACGGCTTTACGCTCATCTTCTACCTCCTTTTTGGCATTTACAATAACCGAGTGCTAAACCATGAGATTAAACGATACATCTAAAGATAATTATATGCAAACAAGAATACAAGCTATTTTTAGAACATTTTAAGGCTAAAAAAGATAACAAAGGAATTTAGAGCTATATCTTGCATTTATTAGCCCTAAAAAGAAGATATAAGACTTAAGGCGTTTATTGTTAGCTCTGGAAGATAGATAAAATCTACCTTTGAGTTATCAAGTATCAGTTGAGCATCTCCGCCGGTTATAACTACCAAGCTATTGTTTCCCTCTATTTCTTTGTAATTTTCTATCACTCTATGCACGAGACTGCTAATAGCAGTGAGAACTCCAATCTTAATACAATCTTCTGTATTCCTGCCATAATAGCTCTGGGGAATAGAATCGAAATTTACTTCCGGAAGCATCTCGGTTTTATCTTCAAGAGTTCTGGCTATAGCCTTAAAACCCGGGAAAATAATACCGCCATGAAATTCTCCTTTAGCCGAGATAAGATCTACTGTAATAGCGCTGCCAACATCCACAGAGATAGCAGGATAACCAACCTTCTCTTTGACAAAGTAAGCATTAAGCAATCTATCTTGGCCCAACTTAGAACCCTTGTCATAATTACTTACAATAGGGATACCTACACTCCCACCCACTTTATCTATCTCTACTTGAGCACAAATCCCTTTTAAAAGAATCTCAACAACTCTCTCTTTTTCTGGGGTAACAGATACCATGACTACTCTTTTAAAATCCTTGTCCATCAAGTAAGACCTGAAGGAGCCTAAGTCCTCAAAGCTAAATCTTTCTGGCTTACCTAGGCTGCCCTCAGATTTAACGGCTACACCGATATTAGTATTACCTAAATCTATCAACAGAGTGCTTTTCATATCATCTTATCTTTATCAGCTCTGCAACAGAGAGCACAACCTTATAACCCATATCCCCTCTTATTATTAACCCACAATCCTCTGTTATATCCTCAACAGTCCCCTTGATTATACCACTGCTTGTTGAGGCAGTAATCTCTTTTCCTTTGAGTAAAGCAAAATCAAGCCAGAGTTTTCTTAAATGCCTAAAAGATTCCTCCTCCCAATCTCCTAAATCTTTTTGGAAACTATTAAGAAAATTAGGAATAAAAATATTCCTATCAACTTCTTCTCCACTAAGCAAGAAGATAGAAGTCGCCATATCAGGGAGCTCGCTTAGATCCTGATTGATATTAACCCCGAAACCCAGACCAATAATACCATCTCTCATATTTGCCAGAACACCTGCCAGCTTATTGCCCTCAAACATAACATCGTTTGGCCATCTCATTTTAAAATCAAAACCATACTCCAGGCTTAGATAACGGCAGAGAGAGAGTGAGCCTAGCATAGTAAGACCAGAATATCTTGAAGGAGCAAGCCCCCCTTTAAACAATACGCTCATATAAAGGCCTTTCCCGTAAGACGAATTCCAAACCCTGCCCATTCGGCCATATCCATTTGATTGGCTCTCTGCAACTATCACGGCACCATCTTTGAGGCTATCTGAATTCTCAAAGATATAATCCTGAGTGGAACCAATGCTATCTAGAACAACTAGCTCAGAAGCAAGGGGACCCGCTTTAATCCTTTTTTTTATCTCTATTCGATCTAATTTTTTTGACATTTTTTTTACCCGCAATATCTTTTAATATTTTCAAAATTTCATCCTCAGATATATTATTCTTATCTTTTAAGCTCGATATTAAATCCCTTATTTTAACTGCTTTTTCGAAATGAAGATTTCTCGCCGCCTCCTCCATCTCATTGTAAAGCTCGGCTATTAAAAACTGTAGCTCCAACTCGCCTCTCTCCCCCGCAGCCTCTCTGACAACCTGCCTAGAATCATTATAGAAATCCAAATAATCAGCTATGGCTTTCTTGATAGTCTTGGGCTTTATATTATACTTCCTATTATATCCAAGCTGTATAGCCCTCCTTCTCTCTGTCTCTGATATCGCAAATCGCATCGACTCTGTTATCTTATCGGCATACATAATAACTTTACCATTAATATTTCTGGCAGCTCTGCCTGCAACCTGAATCAGAGACGTTCCAGAACGCAAAAAACCTTCTTTATCGGCATCAAGAATGGCAACCAAAGATACCTCTGGGAGGTCAAGACCTTCTCGAAGCAGATTAACTCCTACTATAACATCAATCTTTTTTAGACGCAGGTCTTTTAAGACCTCGACCCTCTTAATCGTATCTATCTCGGAGTGGAGATATGTAACCTCTATACCTAGCTCAGAAAGATAAGAAGATAGGTCCTCTGCCATCTTCTTTGTGAGAGTAGTTATCAGAGACCGTTCATTCTTTTTTGCTCTATTTTTTATCTGAAATATTAAATCTTCAATCTGGGAATCAGTAGACTTAACCTCTATCTCGGGATCCAAGAGCCCTGTAGGTCTTATGACCTGCTCTGCGACCCGGCGATCACTCTTCTCTATTTCATATTTTGATGGCGTAGCTGAAACATAGAGAACCTTGCTTAACAAAGATTCAAACTCATCAAATTTCAAAGGCCTGTTGTCCAAACAAGACGGAAGGCGAAAACCATGATCAACCAAAGTCTGCTTTCTAGTTCTATCTCCATTATACATCCCTCTTACCTGAGGAATGCTAACATGAGACTCGTCTATGATTAAAAGAAAATCCTTGGGAAAATAATCGAGCAGGCACCAGGGGCGGACCCCAGGAAGACCACCGGACAGATGTCTGGAATAATTCTCAATCCCATGACAATAGCCAACCTCTTTTAACATCTCGATATCATATTTGGTTCTTGAAAGAAGCCGTTGATATTCAAGAATTTTATCCTCATTCTTAAGTTCACCTAGCCTTATTTCTAACTCATCCTCTATAGATAAGACAGCTAGATTAATCCTCTCTTCAGTTGCAACAAAATGTTTTGCCGGATAAAGCAGAAATTTATCTAACTCAGATACAGTATCACCTGTTATAAAGTCAATCTCTGAAATCTTGACCACCTTATCGTCGCAAAGCTGAATACGGTATGGGAGCTCAGCATATGCAGGAAAGACATCTATGAGTTCACCTTTAACCCTAAAAAACTTTCTCTTTAGTTCAATATCATTTCTTTCATATTGAATATCAAGGAGCCCTCTAAGAATATCATCTCTAGATATAGTCTCTCCCTTCTTAAGCGCAAACAGAAGCTCTCTATACTCCCGCGGAGAACCTAGATTATAGATGCAAGATACAGATGCAACTACTATTACATCATCTCTGCTCATGAGAGCTGAAGTAGACCTCAGTCTCAATTTATCTAACTCATCATTGATAGCTGCATCCTTCTCTATATAGGTATCCGTAACAGGGATATATGCTTCAGGCTGATAGTAATCATAATAGCTTACAAAATACTCAACAGCATTATGAGGGAAAAAATCTTTAAACTCTCTATAGAGCTG
The DNA window shown above is from Candidatus Kaelpia aquatica and carries:
- the groES gene encoding co-chaperone GroES codes for the protein MSVKPLGDRILIKPMQAEEKTKGGILIPDTAKEKPQQGEVIAVGQGKTLETGEVKVLEVKVKDKVLYGKYSGTEVTVEGEEYLIIREDDILAIVA
- a CDS encoding type III pantothenate kinase is translated as MKSTLLIDLGNTNIGVAVKSEGSLGKPERFSFEDLGSFRSYLMDKDFKRVVMVSVTPEKERVVEILLKGICAQVEIDKVGGSVGIPIVSNYDKGSKLGQDRLLNAYFVKEKVGYPAISVDVGSAITVDLISAKGEFHGGIIFPGFKAIARTLEDKTEMLPEVNFDSIPQSYYGRNTEDCIKIGVLTAISSLVHRVIENYKEIEGNNSLVVITGGDAQLILDNSKVDFIYLPELTINALSLISSF
- a CDS encoding biotin--[acetyl-CoA-carboxylase] ligase, yielding MSKKLDRIEIKKRIKAGPLASELVVLDSIGSTQDYIFENSDSLKDGAVIVAESQSNGYGRMGRVWNSSYGKGLYMSVLFKGGLAPSRYSGLTMLGSLSLCRYLSLEYGFDFKMRWPNDVMFEGNKLAGVLANMRDGIIGLGFGVNINQDLSELPDMATSIFLLSGEEVDRNIFIPNFLNSFQKDLGDWEEESFRHLRKLWLDFALLKGKEITASTSSGIIKGTVEDITEDCGLIIRGDMGYKVVLSVAELIKIR
- the uvrB gene encoding excinuclease ABC subunit UvrB; the protein is MSFELVSNYSPKGDQPEAIEALTKGFRSSSRQTLLGVTGSGKTFTAANLIKNIGLPTLVISHNKTLAAQLYREFKDFFPHNAVEYFVSYYDYYQPEAYIPVTDTYIEKDAAINDELDKLRLRSTSALMSRDDVIVVASVSCIYNLGSPREYRELLFALKKGETISRDDILRGLLDIQYERNDIELKRKFFRVKGELIDVFPAYAELPYRIQLCDDKVVKISEIDFITGDTVSELDKFLLYPAKHFVATEERINLAVLSIEDELEIRLGELKNEDKILEYQRLLSRTKYDIEMLKEVGYCHGIENYSRHLSGGLPGVRPWCLLDYFPKDFLLIIDESHVSIPQVRGMYNGDRTRKQTLVDHGFRLPSCLDNRPLKFDEFESLLSKVLYVSATPSKYEIEKSDRRVAEQVIRPTGLLDPEIEVKSTDSQIEDLIFQIKNRAKKNERSLITTLTKKMAEDLSSYLSELGIEVTYLHSEIDTIKRVEVLKDLRLKKIDVIVGVNLLREGLDLPEVSLVAILDADKEGFLRSGTSLIQVAGRAARNINGKVIMYADKITESMRFAISETERRRAIQLGYNRKYNIKPKTIKKAIADYLDFYNDSRQVVREAAGERGELELQFLIAELYNEMEEAARNLHFEKAVKIRDLISSLKDKNNISEDEILKILKDIAGKKNVKKIRSNRDKKKD